The Gemmatimonadaceae bacterium sequence GGGATCGACACGATCATTCCCGTGGACGTCTACGTACCGGGGTGCCCGCCGCGCCCCGAAGGCCTCATGTACGGCATCATGATGCTGCAGGAGAAGATCAAGCGGGAGCGGATGAGTGATACGTCGTTGCGCACCGAGATGGAGCCCGACCCGAAGAGCAACCTCTACATCCCGCCGTCGATGATCGACGAGTTGTCCGAGCCGTTCGGGAACTCGGTGCACCAGACGCGCTCCAGCCTGTGAGCGCCGCGTTCTCGCCGGTGATGGCCGGCCACGCGGCGCCGGGGGACGTCCCCTCGACGCCGAAGCAGGTTCCGCATCGCGGTGGGGCCGCGAATCCCTCGGCCGGCCGACTGCAGGAACGGTTCCCGCTGGCCTTCGTGCGCGCCGAGGTCGTGTGGGGCGAAACGACCGTCTTCGTGAAGCCCGAACACGTGTTCGCCGTCGTGCAGTACCTGCACGACGATCCCGCGGAGCAATACGACTATCTCTCGGACGTCACCGCGGTCGAGTATCGTGACCTCGAACTCCCGCTGGAAGTTGTCTGGCACCTGCGTTCGCTGCCGCATCGCCGATTTCTTCGCGTGAAGGCACAGCTGCCCAAGGGGCAGCCGCTGCGCATCGCGAGCGTGTGGCCGATCTACAGGGCCGCGGACTGGATGGAGCGCGAGTGTTACGACATGTTCGGCCTGGTGTTCGACGGGCACCCGGACCTCCGTCGCATCCTGCTGTGGGAGCAATACAAGGAAGGCTTTCCGCTCCGGAAGGACTTCCCGTTGCGCGGCCGCTTCTCGCGCGCCGAGCAGTTGCGTCAGGCCCTCGCGGCCAACCCTGAGGCGCGCTACTCGATGGAGGAACTCAGGATTGCCGACGCCTTCGAGGATCTGCCGCAGGACATGCGTCGGCGCCTCGCCGGCGGCGAACAGACGGGAGAGTAGCGATGGCGACCAAACGCACCATCGAGGTAGCGCTGTCCACCACCGGACTCGACGCGGAAGGGCGGCCGCAGCGCGTGCCGCTGGTCGTGGATGGTGGCGGCACCCTCACGGCGCTCGAGGCCCCGCCGGCGCTGGAGCCCGATCTCGAAGGCGAGCACATGCTCCTCAACCTCGGCCCACAGCACCCGGCGACGCACGGCGTGCTGCGCCTGGTGCTCGAACTCGACGGCGAGACGGTCGTGCGATGCATCCCGCACGTTGGGTACCTGCATTGCGGCTTCGAGAAGATCGGCGAATATCGCCAGTACAACCAGATCATCCCCTGGACCGACCGCGAGGACTACCTGAACTCGCCGGGGAACAATGTTGCGTTCGCGCTCGGCGCCGAACGCCTGTTCGGGATCGAGATCACGCCGCGATGTACCGTGCTTCGCGTCATCGCGATGGAGTTGTCGCGGATCATCTCGCACCTGGTGTGGCTCGGCACGACCTGCATCGACATCGGCGCGTTCACGCCGTTCCTCTGGGCGTTCCAGGAGCGTGAGCGGGTCTACAACCTGCTCGAGGGCTGGATCGGCGCCCGCCTGACGACGTCGCTCACGCGCGTCGGCGGCATGGCGGCCGACATTCCCGACGGGTGGATGGACGGGCTGCGCGACTTCATCAAGACGTTCCCGCGCACCATCGCCGAAGTCGACAAGATGGTGACGCGCAACGGCATCTGGGTGGGGCGCACGATCGGGATCGGCGCGCTCTCGGCGACCGAGGCGGTGAACTACGGGCTGTCCGGTCCGATGGTCCGCGCGGCTGGCGTCGCGTGGGACATCCGGCGCGACTTCCCGTACCTCGACTACGAGACGTACGACTTCGAGGTGCCGGTGGGCAGCGCGGGCGACGTGTACGATCGGTTCCTCGTGCGCATGGAAGAGTTGCGGCAGTCGGTGCGCATTCTCGAACAGGCGGCGAGCCGCCTGCCTGATGGGCCGGTGAACGTCGACGACGCCCGCGTCATCCTGCCGCCCAAGAGCAAGGCGACGAGCGAGATGGAATCGATGATCCATCACTTCAAGCAGGTGATGGAAGGCCCGAGGCCACCCATCGGCGAGACGTACGTCGCCGTCGAGAGCCCGAAGGGCGAGAAGGGCTACTACATGGTCTCCGACGGGACGTCCAAGCCGGTGCGCTGGCGCATCCGGCCGCCGTCCTACGTGAACCTCTCGGCGATCCCGAAGATGGTCGAAGGGCACCTGCTGTCCGACGTCATCGCGATCAACGCGAGCATCGATATCGTGATGGGAGAGATTGACCGATGAACGCAGTGAGTCGGAAGAGCACGACGGTATCCATGGGAGCGATCGATCAATGAGTCATGGTCCTTCGGCTGCCGGCGGCGCCATCATCAAGGGCGGTCACGGCGCGCATGAACCACATGAGCCGGTCTTCGTCGGTGCGACGAAGGCGAGGCTCGATGATCTGCTCACCCGCTATCCCACCAAGCAGGCCGCCCTGCTGCCGGCACTCTGGATGCTGCAGGAGGCCCGCGGCTGGGTGAGCGAGGCCGGCATGGCCGAGGTGGCGCAGGTACTCGACCTCACCCCGGCGTACGTGCAGGGCGTGGTCACGTTCTACACGATGTACCACCAGCACCCGGTGGGGAAATTCTTCATCCAGGTGTGCACCACGTCGCCCTGTCACGTGTGCGGTGCCGAAGACGTCGTGAAAGCATTCCTGCAACAGACCGGTTGCGGCGAGTTGGGCGTGACGTCCGATGACGGCCGGTATACGGTCATCGAGGTGGAGTGCCTCGGTGCCTGCGGCTTTGCGACGCCCGTGATGATCAACAGCGACTTTCTGGAGTCGATCACGCCGGAGTCCGTCCCGGAGGTTCTCAAGCGATATGGATAGGCGTTTCACGCGTTGCGCGCCGGCCACCGATCAACGGTCCACGGACTGATCATGGGTTACCCACATACGCCACATCCCAGGGAAACGCGCGTCCTCTCGGAACACTTCGGTGTCGCCGAGGCGCGCTCCCTGGACGGGTGGAAGAAGCGCGGTGGCTATCAGGCGTTGCAGCAGGCGCTGGGCATGGAGCCGACGGCCATTCAGCAGGTCGTGAAGGATTCCGGACTCCGCGGTCGTGGCGGCGCCGGGTTCCCCACGGGTCTCAAGTGGTCGTTCATGAAGCTCGGGGACGGCAAGCCGCACTACCTGTGCTGCAACGCCGACGAGTCCGAGCCCGGCACGTTCAAGGACCGCGAGATCATGCGCTGGACGCCGCACGCCCTCATCGAGGGCTGCGCGATCGGCGCGTACGCGATCGGAGCGGAGAACTGCTACATCTATATTCGCGGCGAGTTCACCGAACCGCTCGACGTGATGGAGCGTGCGTGCGCCGAGGCGCGCGCGGCAGGCATCATCGGCCCGAACGCGATGGGTTCCGGCAAGACGGTGAACGTCTGGGTGCACAAGGGCGCGGGCGCCTACATCTGCGGTGAAGAGACGGCCCTCATGAACTCGATCGAGGGCAAGCGCGGCAACCCGCGCATCAAGCCGCCGTTTCCCGCGGTGGCCGGACTCTTCGGCCTGCCCACGACCATCAACAACGTCGAGACGCTGACCGCGGTGCCGCACATCCTCAATCGGGGTGCGGCGTGGTACAAGCAGATGGCGCGGCCGGACAACCCGAAATCCACGGGCACCAAGCTGTGGAGCGTGTGCGGCAACATCGCGCGGCCGGGCAACTACGAGGTGCAGATGGGTTTCCCCTTTGGGGAGTTCCTGCAGGATGTGTGCGGGGGCGCGCCGCATGGCCGAAAGATCAAGGCCGTGATCCCGGGCGGGTCGTCGGTGCCAATCATCACGTGGGAAGAAGCGGAGTCGGCGGTGATGGACTATGAGGGCATGGTCGCCGCCAACACGATGCTGGGCTCCGCGGGGTGCATCGTGATCGATGACGCGCAGTCGATGCCGAGGCAGATCGCGCGGCTCGCGCGCTTCTATGCCCACGAGTCCTGCGCCCAGTGCACGCAGTGCCGCGAAGGGACGGCGTGGACGACAAAGATCCTCGAGCGCATCGTGGCCGGTGACGGCACGGCCGAGGACTTCGACACGCTCCTCTCGATCGCCGACAACATGACGGGAAAGACGATCTGCGTGCTGTCCGACTCGTGTGCGACGCCGGTGGTGAGCGGGCTGCAGCGCTTCCGGCATGAGTTCGAGGCGCTGATCACCCGCACGACCGTTCACGCCGTTCCCGTACTGGTGGGCTGATGGCCGACACATCCAGGGTCAACCTCACGATCGAAGGCCGCCCGGTTGCGGTGCCTGCGGGCACCAACCTGATCGAGGCGGCCAAGCAGGCGGGGGTGCTCATCCCGCACTACTGCTACCACCCCGGGCTTCCCGTCGCCGGCGTCTGCCGCATGTGCCTGGTGGAGGTGGAGAAGGCGCCCAAACTCGCGCCAGCCTGTGCCACGGCGGTCGCCGAGGGGCAGGTGGTGCATGTGCACTCCGAGAAGGCCCGCGAGGCTCGCAAGGGCGTGCTCGAGATGCTGCTCATCAATCACCCGCTCGACTGTCCGATCTGTGACCAGTCGGGCGAGTGCGAGCTGCAGGACTACACGTACCAGGAAGGCCGCGCGGACTCGCGCTATCGCGAGCCCAAGCGGTTCAACCCGGTCGAAGACTTCGGCGGCGACGTGGTCTACGTCACCTCGCGCTGCATCCTGTGCACGCGCTGCGTGCGCTTCATGGACGATGTGGCGCACGACGCGGTCCTGAACGTGAGTGAGCGCGGAGACCGCGCGACCATCGGCAAGTTCGAGGGGAAGGATCTCACCAACCCCTGGGCCGCCAACGTCGTCGACCTCTGCCCGGTCGGGGCGCTTCTCTCCAAGGACTTCCTGCACAAGGCGCGCGCCTGGGAACTGGACCGCACTGCCTCGGTGTGCACGGGCTGCTCGCAGGGCTGCAACATCATCGTCGAGACGCGGGACAACGTGGTGATGCGGGTGCGGCCGCGGTCCAACGAGAGCGTGAACCAGTTCTTCATGTGCGATGAGGGGCGGTTCGGCTACCGGAAGTTCAATGCGCCCTCGCGGCTCGAGGCGCCGTCGATCCTCGGGCCCCGCGGCCACGAAGCCGTGGACTGGGACATCGCGCTCGAGGCGGCGGCCCGGGTGCTGCGCGGCAAGCGCGCGTTTGTCGTGGCCTCCCCGAACCTCTCCAACGAGACGCTGTATCTGCTGGGGCGGCTCATGAAGAAGTTCAGCGGCGTGGGAACCTACCGCGTGGCGCGCGGGCCAGAAGCGCCGTTGCCGGGCGTGGACGACCTCGCGCTGCGCGCCGATCGTGCGGCCAATCCCCGTGGCGCCGACCTGCTCGGCTTCTCGCGCAGTGACACACCGTTCGCCGGCCTTGCCGCCGGCGACGCACTGGTGCTGGCCGATCATGAACTCACCGACGCGGACCTCGCCGCCGTGTCCAGGGCCTCGGCGGTGATCGTGCTCGCCACGGCCATGCCGCAGGGCCTGCCGCGCGCGGACGTGGTGCTTCCGATCGCCACCACGGTGGAAGAAGAAGGGACGTTCACCAACCTGCGTGGACGCGTGCAGCGTTTCCTCCAGGCGAAGGCGGCGCCGGGCCTCGCGCGGCCGAGCTGGTTCGTGATGTCCGATCTCCTTGGGGCCACCGGCGAGACGACGACGTACTTCACGGCCAGTGACGTCTTCGAGGGACTGGCCACGAGCCATGACGCCTTCCGCGGACTGACCTACGACACCCTCGGAGTGCGTGGCCTGCCGATCGCGGGTGCCATGGCGGGAGCCTCCGCATGAGCGCCGCCATGCCGACCGTCTTCGCGCTGCTGCAGACGGCTGATCCACAAGGGCCGATGCATTTCTGGCCATGGCTCCTTGCCACCGCCGTCAAGCTGCTCGCGTTCTTCACGATCTACATGCTCGGCGTGGCCTACCTGACCCTTGCCGAACGCAAGATCTCGGCGTGGATTCAGCACCGGCACGGCCCAAACCGCGTCGGACCCAACGGGTTCTTCCAGCCGCTCGCCGACGGCGTGAAGAACTTCATGAAGGAAGAGACGCTGCCGCCATACGTGAACAAGGCGCTGTTCGTGCTCGCGCCCATGATGGCGTTCATCCCGGCCATGACCATCTGGGCGGTGATTCCGTGGGGCGCGTCGTGGGCTTCGCCGTGGGGCCGGGTGGACATGGTCCTCGCGGACCTGCCGATCGGGTTCCTGTTCACCATCGCCGTCGCCTCGCTCGGCGTGTACGGCATCGTGATCGCCGGCTGGGCGTCCAACAACAAGTACGCGCTGCTCGGCGGGCTGCGCTCGAGCGCGCAGATGGTGTCGTACGAGATCTCGCTCGGGCTGTCGCTGATCCCGGTGCTGCTCTTCACGGGCAACGTGACGCTCTCGACTGTGGTCAACGCGCAGGCGAGCATGCACCTGTGGAACGTGCTGACGCTGTCGGTGGCGTTCCTGGTCTATCTGATCTCGGCCTTTGCCGAGACGAACCGACTGCCGTTCGACATGCCCGAGGCCGAGTCGGAGCTGATCACCGGGTACCACACCGAATACAGCGCGATGAAGTTCTCGTTGTTCTTCATCGCCGAATACGCGAACATGGCCACGCAGTCGGCGATGATCGCGACCCTGTTCTTCGGCGGCTGGGACGTCCCGTTCACGCAGGCCGACAACACCGGGGCAGTGTCGTTCCCGCTCGTGCTGCTGTCGATGGCGATCATGATGGCGAAGACGCTGTTCTTCCTCTTCGTCTACATCTGGATTCGCTGGACCCTCCCGCGCTTCCGCTATGACCAGCTCATGTCCCTGGGCTGGAAGGTGCTGTTGCCGACCGGACTCGGATACATCCTGGTGGTGGCGTCGCTGATGCTCGTGCTCGACGCCGCGGGCATCGAGCGCGGACTGGTCTACGGGCTGATCTTCCTCGGCGTGAACGTCGTGCTGGTGGGCGTGTTCCTCGCAATCCTCGACCGGGGCAGGATCCTGAGCGCGGCATATGGTCGCGCCTCGACCGACGAACTCCAGCGGCTGCGCGGCATCACGGCGTCGCGCTCCCGCCTCTCGACCTCTGCGGGAGACTAGATGGCGATCACAGTGAAGGTCGTCGAGCGACCGATCGAGGACACCACGTACGTGCGGGCCACGCTCAAGGGCATGGCCAACACGTTCAAGCACCTCATCGATCCGCATCGCGTGACGACGCAGTATCCCGACCAGCGCGAGTCGATCACGCGTCGCTGGCGTGGGACGCACCGCATGCTCACGACCGAAGACGGCAAGGCCAAGTGCGTGGCGTGCGGCCTGTGTCCGACGGTCTGCCCGTCCAACTGCATCAAGCTGGTCCCTGGGGAAGACGAGAAGGGGAACCGCTACCCGCTCGTCTTCGAGATCGACGAGTTCCGCTGCATCTTCTGCGGGTACTGCCAGGAAGTCTGCCCGGAGGAGGCGATCCACCTCGGCAGGCACTACGAGAACGCGGAGTTCAATCGCGAGGCGTTCATCTACGACCTGGAGCGACTCATGGCGCAGACGCACCCCGTGACCGAGTTGTGGGATCCTGCCGACCCGAAGGGGGAGTGATGTCGGACTTCTTCTATCGCGTACACTTCTATCTGTTCGGGCTGCTCGCCATTGCATCGGCGATCACGTTCATCACGCGCAAGGGTCCGGTGGCCGCCGCGCTCTGGCTGGTCAACACGATGTTCTGCCTGGCGGCGATCTACGTGATGATGGACGCGCATTTCATCGGCGCGATCCAGGTGCTGGTGTATGCCGGGGCGATCATGGTGGTGTTCCTGTTCGTGCTCATGCTCCTCAACCTTGGCCACCCCGACGAGATCTCCGACATCCGGGGCAAGTGGGGACGCATCGCCGCAGCGTTCATTGGCCTTGCCGTGCTGGCTCAGGTGATGGCGCTGGCGCGTTCGCAGGCCCCGGAGGAACTGCTCGTGCCGGCGGCGACCGCCGCGGCAGAGCTGCGGGACCTCAACGCCGTGGGCAGCATCGCCAAGCCGATGTTCACCGAACATCTGCTGGCGTTCGAGCTGACGTCGGTGCTGCTGCTCGTGGCCATTGTCGGCGCGGTCGTCCTGGGGAAGCGGAGGGCCACCGCATGATGGTCGCCGAAGCCCTCGCGCTCTCCGCCGTACTGTTCGCCATCGGCGTGATCGGCGTGCTGACCCGCCGAAACGCGATCGTGATCTTCATGTGCGTGGAGCTCATGCTCAACGCGGTGAACCTGTCCTTCGTGGCGTTGTCGCGGTTGTACGGCGCGACGGGGCAGGTCTTCGTGGTCTTCGTGATGACCGTGGCCGCGGCCGAGGCGGCCGTGGGACTCGCAATCATCATTTCGATCTTCCGCCACCGGCAGACGGTCGACCTCCAGAACATCAACATCCTCAAGGGCTGATGCTCCTTCTCCAGGAAGCCGCGGCCGCGGGCGCGCACCCGTTGGCGGGAACGGTGGCGGAGTGGATCTGGCTGGTGCCGGTTCTTCCGCTGATCGGGTTCTTCGTCAACGGCTGGCTGTCAATCGGCAGCGCGTCGACCATCGGCCCGAAGGATCCGACGGCGCACCACGCGCACCACGGACCCGACGACGCGCACGGACATGCCGACGACCACGGTCACGATCATCACCCCACGGCGCACCGACATGCGGCGCTGGTGAGCCTGGTTGGACCGGCGGTGCTGCTGCTTTCCTTTGGCCTTGCCGCGGCGATCTTTGTCGCGCTGGTCGGTGCGCACGCCGAGGCTCCGTTCGTCAGAACGCTGTTCTCCTGGATGCCCGCCGGTGCGATGCAGATCGACGCCGCGTTCCAGGTCGACCAGCTCTCCATGGTGATGACGCTGGTGATCACCGGCGTCGGATCGCTGATCCACGTGTTCAGCGTCGGGTACATGCGCGAGGATCCCGGCTATCCGCGATACTTTGCGTACCTCAACCTCTTCGTGTTCTTCATGCTCCTGCTCGTGCTGGGAGCGAACTACCCGATGCTGTTCGTGGGGTGGGAAGGGGTCGGCCTGTGTTCGTACCTCCTCATCGGCTTCTGGTACAGCGACAAGGCCAACGCCGATGCCGGCAAGAAGGCGTTCATCGTCAACCGGATCGGCGACTTCGGCTTTCTGGTGGCGATGTTTCTGCTGTTCGCCAACCTGGGCACGCTGGACTTTGCCGGCGTGAATGCCGGGGCGACGCAACTGTCGCCGCTCGTCGTCACCGCGATCTGCCTCTTCCTGTTCCTCGGCTGCACGGGCAAGAGCGCGCAGATCCCGCTCTACACCTGGCTTCCTGACGCGATGGCCGGCCCAACGCCGGTCTCCGCGCTCATCCACGCGGCCACGATGGTGACCGCCGGCGTGTACCTCGTGGCACGCAGCTCGGTCCTCTTTTCGCTGTCGCCGGTCGCCAGTCTGACCGTGGCCTCCGTTGGCGCGCTGACGGCGCTGTTCGCCGCGACGATCGGCCTCAAGCAGTGGGACATCAAGAAGGTGCTGGCGTATTCCACGGTCTCGCAGCTCGGCTACATGTTCGTCGGTGTCGGGGTGGGCGCCTATGCGGCCGGCGTGTTCCACCTCGTGACGCACGCGTTCTTCAAGGCCCTCCTGTTCCTCGGGTCCGGCTCCGTGATCTACGCGATGCACCACGCGTATCACCACACCGGCAATCACGACGACGCGCAGGACATGCGCAACATGGGCGGGCTGCGGAAGTACATGCCGGTCACGTTCGCGCTGATGTGGATTGCCACGCTCGCGATTGCCGGCATCCCGCCGTTTGCCGGATTCTTCTCGAAGGACGAGATCCTCGGCAGCGTGTTCGCGCGGGCGCATGGTTCGACGCTGGCCGATGCCTCGCTGCTCGGCATTCCGGGCGGCGTGCTGCTGTACGCGATCTGGGCGGTCGGTCTCTCCGCCGCGCTCCTCACCGCGATCTACATGACGCGGATGATGCTGTACACCTTCCACGGCGCCAACCGCACGGGTGACGGGGAGCGTGCGCACCTGCACGAGGCGCCCTGGGTGATGACCGGCCCGCTCGCCGTGCTCGGCGTGCTCAGCCTCGCCGGTGGGTGGCTCAACCTTCCGACCTTCTTTCCCGCGGGCCCGATCCAGGCGCTGCACCACTGGCTCGAACCGGTGACGGGGGCCGCCGCGTTGCGGGTCACGCACGGCGCCGAGGCGCACCTCGAACACTCCACGGAATACATGCTCGTCGGCATTGCGATCGCCATCGCGGTCGTCGGCATCGCCTTCGCGGTCACTCGACTCCGAACCGAGCGGCTGGTTCCCAAGGCGCAGGCGCCGGAGAGCGAAGGCTTTGCGCGGGTCCTCGAGCACAAGTACTTCGTCGACGAAGGGTACGACAAGGTCGTCGTGCAGCCGTTGGTCGGCGTCTCGCGCTCGGTGTTGTGGAAGGGTGTGGACGCCGGTCTCATCGACGGCCTGGTCGTGAACGGAAGCGCGCGGCTGGCCCGCGGCTTCGGCTGGCTTGGCGCCAGGCTGCAGTCAGGGCAGGTCGGCACCTATGCATGGGTGCTGGTGATCGGCGTCCTCGGCGTGCTCGGCGCCTTCTCCCTCCGGTAGACCCATGGCAACGTTTCTGCAATCGATCGGTTACCACGGGTGGGTGCTGCCGGCGCTGCTGGTGATCCCGACGCTCGGCGCGCTGGTGGTGTGGCTGCACGGCTTCACGCGGCGCGGAGCATCCGAGGCCGATCAGGCCGCCGGCGCGATGGTGGCACGCCGCCTCACGTTCGCGATCCTCGTCATCGAGTTCCTCGTGTCCGTTGGACTGTGGTGGTCGTTCGACCCCGCGTCCAGCGGCTGGCAGGCGGCGGTGGACTGGCCGTGGATCGACTCCTGGGGCGCGCGCTTCTCGCTCGGCATCGACGGCCTGTCGCTGATGATGGTGCTGCTCACGACCTTCCTCATGCCGCTGGCGGTGCTCGGCGGCTGGACGAGCGTGCGCCACAAGGTGCACACGTACCACGTCCTCATGCTCCTCCTCACGGTCGGCATGCTCGGCGTCTTCGTGGCGAAGGATCTCTTCCTGTTCTACGTCATGTGGGAAGTGATGCTCATCCCCATGTACTTCATTATCGGGGTGTGGGGCGGGGAGCGTCGGATCTACGCGAGCATCAAGTTCTTCATCTACACCATGGTCGGGTCGTTGCTGATGCTGGTGGCGATCATTTACCTGGGCTGGCAGGCGGGAATCCTCGAGGGTCGGCCGAACTTCGCGTTCGACGCGATTCTCAACCTTCCTGAGTTCCGGCCCATGGTGGCCTTCTGGCTGTTCGTCGCGTTCTTCGTGGCGTTTGCGGTCAAGGTGCCGATGTTCCCGTTCCACACCTGGCTGCCGGACGCGCACGTCGAGGCCCCGACGGCAGGTTCGGTGATTCTGGCCGGTGTGCTGCTCAAGCTCGGCACCTACGGGTTCCTCCGGCTCGCGGTCCCGTTGTTCCCGGGTATCGCTCTGCACCCCACGGTGCGCGCCGTGATCATTGCCCTCGCGGTGATCGGCGTGATTTACGGGTCACTCGTCGCGCTGGTACAGCCGGACTTCAAGAAGCTGGTGGCCTACAGCTCGGTGGCGCACCTCGGCATGGTGATGCTCGGCATCTTTGCGCTCACGCGCGAATCGGTGCAGGGCGCCCTGATGGTGATGATCGGCCACGGGATCTCGACCGGTGCGCTGTTCTTTCTCATCGGCATGATCTACGAGCGCCGTCACTCGCGCCTCTTTGCCGACTACGGCGGCATCGCGAAAGTGATGCCCATCTACGCGACGCTGCTCACCATCGTCGCGCTCAGCTCCATCGGCCTGCCGGGCACCAACGGATTCATCGGTGAGTTCCTGGTCATGGTGGGCTCGTTCCGCACCGTGCCGGTGATGACCACGATCTCGGCGATCGGGGTGATCCTCGCCGCTGCATACCTCCTTTGGGCGTTGCAGCGCATCCTGTACAACCGGCTCGACCAGCCAGCCAATGCGCACCTCACCGACCTGAACTGGCGGGAGATCGGGCTCCTCGCCCCGCTGATCTTCGTCATCATCTGGATGGGCGTCTATCCCAAGCCCGTGCTGACCCGCATGGAGGCCTCGGTGACGAAGTTCGTGCAGACGGTGGAGACAAAGGCGGCGCAGCAGTCGGCGACGATCTCGATGGGCGGAGGCCGCTGACATGACATTCGATCTCTCGATTCCGTCGCAGCTCTCGACGGCGCTCGCGCCGGACCTGCTCCTGTTCGCCGGTGCGATGGTGCTCATGCTCGTCGCGGCCTGGCGACCCGACAGCGCCGCGCATCAGCGCACCGTCGGTCTCGCCAGTCTCGGGCTCTGCGTCCTCGTGCTCGTGGCGTGCGTCGCGATCGCGGGGCAGGGTTGGTCGGCCGGGAACGGTGTGGTGGCGGTGGACGCATTCCGCTGGTCGTCCAACGTGGTGTTCCTGCTCGCAGCGATCATCACGATCGCGCTTTCGGTCGAGTACAATGCGCGCGAAGGCATCGTAATGGGCGAGGCACACGTGCTCGTGGTCTTTGCCACCGGAGGCATGATGCTCATGGCCGCCGCCCGCGACCTCATGGTGCTGTTCCTGGGCATCGAGCTCATGTCGGTGGCGGTGTACGTGCTCGCGGGCCTCAACCGTCGCTCCAACCGCAGCGCGGAGGCCGCGCTCAAGTACTTCCTGCTCGGCGCGTTTTCCACCGGGTTCCTCCTGTACGGGATCGCGCTGGTGTACGGCGCCACCGGCAGCACCAACCTCGCGACGATCGGCGAGCGCATCGCGACCATGAACCTGGCACAGAGCCCGATGCTCCTGGTCGGCGTCGCGCTCCTGCTCGTCGGTTTCGGGTTCAAGCTGGCGGCGGCGCCGTTCCATATGTGGGCGCCGGACGTGTACGAGGGTGCGCCCACGCCGATCACCGGATACATGGCCGCCGGCGTGAAGGCGGCAGCCTTCGCCGCGTTTCTCCGCGTCTGGCTCGAGGCGTTCCCGGCGGTGTACGGGGAGTGGCACCGCGCCGTCTGGTGGCTGGCCGC is a genomic window containing:
- a CDS encoding NADH-quinone oxidoreductase subunit I, encoding MAITVKVVERPIEDTTYVRATLKGMANTFKHLIDPHRVTTQYPDQRESITRRWRGTHRMLTTEDGKAKCVACGLCPTVCPSNCIKLVPGEDEKGNRYPLVFEIDEFRCIFCGYCQEVCPEEAIHLGRHYENAEFNREAFIYDLERLMAQTHPVTELWDPADPKGE
- a CDS encoding NADH-quinone oxidoreductase subunit C: MSAAFSPVMAGHAAPGDVPSTPKQVPHRGGAANPSAGRLQERFPLAFVRAEVVWGETTVFVKPEHVFAVVQYLHDDPAEQYDYLSDVTAVEYRDLELPLEVVWHLRSLPHRRFLRVKAQLPKGQPLRIASVWPIYRAADWMERECYDMFGLVFDGHPDLRRILLWEQYKEGFPLRKDFPLRGRFSRAEQLRQALAANPEARYSMEELRIADAFEDLPQDMRRRLAGGEQTGE
- the nuoH gene encoding NADH-quinone oxidoreductase subunit NuoH produces the protein MHFWPWLLATAVKLLAFFTIYMLGVAYLTLAERKISAWIQHRHGPNRVGPNGFFQPLADGVKNFMKEETLPPYVNKALFVLAPMMAFIPAMTIWAVIPWGASWASPWGRVDMVLADLPIGFLFTIAVASLGVYGIVIAGWASNNKYALLGGLRSSAQMVSYEISLGLSLIPVLLFTGNVTLSTVVNAQASMHLWNVLTLSVAFLVYLISAFAETNRLPFDMPEAESELITGYHTEYSAMKFSLFFIAEYANMATQSAMIATLFFGGWDVPFTQADNTGAVSFPLVLLSMAIMMAKTLFFLFVYIWIRWTLPRFRYDQLMSLGWKVLLPTGLGYILVVASLMLVLDAAGIERGLVYGLIFLGVNVVLVGVFLAILDRGRILSAAYGRASTDELQRLRGITASRSRLSTSAGD
- a CDS encoding (2Fe-2S)-binding protein; the protein is MADTSRVNLTIEGRPVAVPAGTNLIEAAKQAGVLIPHYCYHPGLPVAGVCRMCLVEVEKAPKLAPACATAVAEGQVVHVHSEKAREARKGVLEMLLINHPLDCPICDQSGECELQDYTYQEGRADSRYREPKRFNPVEDFGGDVVYVTSRCILCTRCVRFMDDVAHDAVLNVSERGDRATIGKFEGKDLTNPWAANVVDLCPVGALLSKDFLHKARAWELDRTASVCTGCSQGCNIIVETRDNVVMRVRPRSNESVNQFFMCDEGRFGYRKFNAPSRLEAPSILGPRGHEAVDWDIALEAAARVLRGKRAFVVASPNLSNETLYLLGRLMKKFSGVGTYRVARGPEAPLPGVDDLALRADRAANPRGADLLGFSRSDTPFAGLAAGDALVLADHELTDADLAAVSRASAVIVLATAMPQGLPRADVVLPIATTVEEEGTFTNLRGRVQRFLQAKAAPGLARPSWFVMSDLLGATGETTTYFTASDVFEGLATSHDAFRGLTYDTLGVRGLPIAGAMAGASA
- the nuoF gene encoding NADH-quinone oxidoreductase subunit NuoF is translated as MGYPHTPHPRETRVLSEHFGVAEARSLDGWKKRGGYQALQQALGMEPTAIQQVVKDSGLRGRGGAGFPTGLKWSFMKLGDGKPHYLCCNADESEPGTFKDREIMRWTPHALIEGCAIGAYAIGAENCYIYIRGEFTEPLDVMERACAEARAAGIIGPNAMGSGKTVNVWVHKGAGAYICGEETALMNSIEGKRGNPRIKPPFPAVAGLFGLPTTINNVETLTAVPHILNRGAAWYKQMARPDNPKSTGTKLWSVCGNIARPGNYEVQMGFPFGEFLQDVCGGAPHGRKIKAVIPGGSSVPIITWEEAESAVMDYEGMVAANTMLGSAGCIVIDDAQSMPRQIARLARFYAHESCAQCTQCREGTAWTTKILERIVAGDGTAEDFDTLLSIADNMTGKTICVLSDSCATPVVSGLQRFRHEFEALITRTTVHAVPVLVG
- the nuoD gene encoding NADH dehydrogenase (quinone) subunit D; this encodes MLLNLGPQHPATHGVLRLVLELDGETVVRCIPHVGYLHCGFEKIGEYRQYNQIIPWTDREDYLNSPGNNVAFALGAERLFGIEITPRCTVLRVIAMELSRIISHLVWLGTTCIDIGAFTPFLWAFQERERVYNLLEGWIGARLTTSLTRVGGMAADIPDGWMDGLRDFIKTFPRTIAEVDKMVTRNGIWVGRTIGIGALSATEAVNYGLSGPMVRAAGVAWDIRRDFPYLDYETYDFEVPVGSAGDVYDRFLVRMEELRQSVRILEQAASRLPDGPVNVDDARVILPPKSKATSEMESMIHHFKQVMEGPRPPIGETYVAVESPKGEKGYYMVSDGTSKPVRWRIRPPSYVNLSAIPKMVEGHLLSDVIAINASIDIVMGEIDR
- a CDS encoding NADH-quinone oxidoreductase subunit J; this encodes MSDFFYRVHFYLFGLLAIASAITFITRKGPVAAALWLVNTMFCLAAIYVMMDAHFIGAIQVLVYAGAIMVVFLFVLMLLNLGHPDEISDIRGKWGRIAAAFIGLAVLAQVMALARSQAPEELLVPAATAAAELRDLNAVGSIAKPMFTEHLLAFELTSVLLLVAIVGAVVLGKRRATA
- a CDS encoding NAD(P)H-dependent oxidoreductase subunit E, whose protein sequence is MSHGPSAAGGAIIKGGHGAHEPHEPVFVGATKARLDDLLTRYPTKQAALLPALWMLQEARGWVSEAGMAEVAQVLDLTPAYVQGVVTFYTMYHQHPVGKFFIQVCTTSPCHVCGAEDVVKAFLQQTGCGELGVTSDDGRYTVIEVECLGACGFATPVMINSDFLESITPESVPEVLKRYG